In the Lytechinus variegatus isolate NC3 chromosome 17, Lvar_3.0, whole genome shotgun sequence genome, AGGACAGTATTACGCAGCAAGATTTGTACTATAGCCTCCGGGGTCATGGCGCATGACGGATACATGAACGAAGAAAATGTATCATCAAATGTTcttcatgacaaagaacaaccaacacgtctttgtcgaaaattggtgaattaAGACGGCAGGTTCGTCccggactctggacaaacgataTATTTGTTTGCAAATTTTTGTCAGCTACGAATTTTAATAGAACGAAACTGCTGATACAGTTTACCAATGTTCGACAAAGACTTCCGAGTTGTGCGCTGACAATTTAACGgtcattttcattacataaaCCGTGTTCATGAATCCTTTGTGGAAGTGAATACTCCCTTATTCGTTAGGTTGTTCGTCGCTTCATGGGATCTGATCATGTAGTGCAAAATGCGCTAGATccgaaaacaatgaatgcactATGAAAAATATCGCCCTCACTAAATTGATACAACCCTAGTCTACGACACGGGCGATATGAATCATGTTTGGGCAATATAGGTCGCATCTccccgaggccagtcaatattgctttattataGCACTCTGTACAATGcactttgcaaactgtgaaataccagtcgttcgtggacgcattgttgttgttctttgtggatgtaaatgaaaaacacaatttaaaagaatatataaataatcatgacatcaaagttggtactaatctcattaaattttattccaccatgtcactttagtgccAGTGGCCTTCCTCTGATTATGCGCAAAATCTTCTGATCATGCACAGAGTGGAACAACGAACATCATTTACATGTGATTGGTGGATGTGCACGTGAAAATATCACGAACGTCAATCATCCGCCACCAGTAAATACACGCGTTTACGAGCGTGTTTACAGTGAGCGGAAGAAGTCGGCTGAACTGAATCCATAGCATCGTGTTGTAGGAAACTCCTATATAGTACACGATGACCATTATGACATCTGGAAGAGTATAGAGAATCAGACTAGCGAGCAGTATTAGACTGTAGATGCGCATGACTCGTTTGGTCTTCTTCTTTCGTTCCTGAAGCTGACTCCCGTCTGACGTAAGAGGCGTTTTTGCAATTGTTCTGTATACCAGGGCATAGCACACACCGGTGACAATTATGAAAAAATTGCATGAGCAAATTCGCACGAGGTCCATCCTGGTTTGTAGCATCTGATGACTTAAAACAGACAGCCCGATCATAGCTGCCCAAACTGAGAAAGATATGATGATACGTCGGGAGGTGGTGAGGATGTTCTTCGTGCCAAATGGATCGATTTTGAAGGCAATGAATTGATCCACGGCAACAAGAAGAACATTAGCAGTAGACACCAAATTAGAACTTTGGAAGAGGACAGGCATTAAGAACTCTACTGCACGAAACAAGCCATCCTGCAGTCAGAAAGCGAGAGGGGGGGGGCGAGGGtggagggagaaagagagagagggggtatgAGTCGTGGTAGGAGGGGGAGGCACACAAATAGTGAgaataaaattattatcatcaaatcaattCCTCAGTTTAATGGAATGAGATGCTCCAAAACTCTTATCAAATTTCAAACTCTAAATTCGGTCCGTTATACTGAACTGAGATTCTACCCCTTTTTGAACACAGGATGGAGGCAATGTGCATTGTATCTAAGCTTGAGATAAGGGGGGTTGTGATTATACAGGGTATTTgggataaataaaaaaaaaactttgtaaaaCCCTTGAAGTCGGAAGCATTCCTGAAGGCTCTGCGACTGACAGACCTTTCATTGTTGcaaatatcatcataattttgatgatgatactTTAATTCCTTCTCAACAATATTTTCATACTTTTATATCTCCAAAGGTTTTCATGGTATATATAACGACTGAAAATTCACCTCTTTGAACGTACTTGCGATATAAACGATGAAATGCATTTTTACACtctaaaattcatttccaatattaaaaaaatatatataattggCGACCTACTCACAAATCAAAactgtaaacaaaaatacatacaGCTTTGATATTCTTTAATGGATATTGTAGCCGAACAGTGATAAATTTCTTTGCTTCTCTCTTCTTTGTTTTGTCCGTTCAAGCATGGATCTAGAAAACACTttttatagctccatggttcAAGCATCCCGACGACAGGGCCGGTTAACCTCTTATAATATAATACCCACTGCAGTTTCCGTTGCGAAAACAGACTTATTTACGGGAAtgcgaatttgccccccccccaaaaaaaaaaaaaaaaagacaattaaGCAAGCCAGAAAgaaaaatcgattttttttttacgggATGCGCAACGATGGCATGCAACATcatgtttactttttttctttaatacgGAGTGCGCTCGCACCTCCCCTCGCCGATGCCTATCTTCAGTAGATTAGCGCTATATTACggaaaatttgcaaaaattaCTGCTTTTCACAAAAACCCTTAAAAAAGTCCATAAAATTGACACCCAAAATTATCTTaatccccaatttttttttcatccccaaAGGATTCTcaaaaatccttcaattttgaaaatgtgaagATGGAAATCCCCAAATGATAACGCTACTTTCTTATGTACCCCTTGATTTGCCCCTAGAGCATAATTATATGCCTATACTTTTGACTTACCGATCGCCCATCAGCAAGCCATTTGATAAATACATACTGGAGCGAGACGACGGTATCAACAAGAAAATCGGCCAGAATGATGTTGAAGGCAAAAATGAATCGTTTGTTTCGAATTCGACGATGACAGGCGATCATGAGAGAGGTGATGCTGGTCACAACAACGCCAACAATGGCCGTGATCCCGATCATATAGTTAAGAGCATTGTCATAGTTGAAGTTGTGCTCGCCGACAGGCGGGTTCCATTCATCGCCATGCTCATACTCGTATTGGGTAGGGTTGTTATCTTCAGCCCACGACGTCCATTTATACGAAGAAAATTTCAATGTATTCCATGAGGAAGTCCATTCGTAATACGAAGAGTAGTTCATGCCGGCATCCATTGCAATATCTGAATGTCCTACCACAATTGtgtactgattttttttcaaatatacttgATTCAGTTGCATACACTGAGGAGAGTAGTATTGATTTGGAAGGAAGTGGTTACCGGTATATTTTATTCCTCTTCGACCAGCAATAATAACGATATTGGGAGTTACTAAGAAGACAACGTTGCGTAACCTCTACCAATAACGTTGATAGTAATAActtttatatcatttcattttaaccTTCTTATAACACCCAGCAAAATTCTTCAACACTCGGTTATGTCTTAAGATGCGAACTATATGAGCTAACCTTAACATGCTTAAAGCTTTGTTTTAAATGGTCAACCGACCGGGAATTTTCTTCATcatgatgtttttttaattaactaGCCAGGATCCCTGGCGTACCGATTGGGGGatgacccctcccccccaaaaaaaaaaaatcacgcccAAGATCTTTAAAGAggagacaaagaaagaaaagaagggaaatgaaaagggggtaaaatatgacatcattatcTGAGTAAtgtatcaacatttttaataaaattatttattcaaatggTCGAagtttttgcttgctcgctcgCGGCTTATTATAATTGTTGCCCCATTATGCGTCACGCTACTGCCCAAGATGCCGCTTCTGAAACTGTTACAGCGAAACATACCCATAGGCGAATCCAGTGGggcccaagccccccccccctttttttgcggaacaaaacaaaaacaggaggaaagaaagaataataaaaagaaaaagaagggtaaagagaagagaaaatacAAGGGGAAACATAAAAGGAGATAAACGAGTGAATAAattaagatgaggggaagacttgaaaatcaattttaaaaatctttcaaTATGGatcttaaaatatcaagatttgaagtcaatatacgaaatatattttagctcggaaatcgaactttcattattttgtttgatttacaaattgatttctaAAAATTGCTCTTATTCTGAACTATTCTTTACTTTTTCTTATGCATCACACCCAGAATAGACACAGTATTAAAGCAAAGCTCAAAATACGTCGAGAATTTATATTCATAcccaaatattttattaaatattttttctcaatgaAACCTTGAAATCATGTGTATATTCTAACTTTgctattgaacaaaataaaatgctttCTGTTTTCCCAACATATAAACTGAGCTCGTTGTCTGTCATCCATGCGATGCAATTTGGCCGTTCTGCACTAGGTTTTTGCTTCAATTGTCTTAGGATTTGTATCAGAATATAGCAAGACACTATCGTCAGCACACAAAAGGAAGTAAGATTCGTTaacacaagtacatgtacacgtatCATTATTATGACACATAAACACAATTGGGCCTAAAATGCTTCCTTGTGGAACTCCGAATTTAACAGGGAGTTGAATCAAATAGTACCGTCTGCATTAACTGATGAAGATTCGATGAATAAGGACTAAAGCATGACACACATGCAGAACCTAAACCAATCACTTTCGATATCTTCAAAAGTATGTTATGATTTACAGTATTAAAGGCTTTTTTTGTAGGTATAGAATAACCATTCCAGCCATGCACCcaagtcatcattatcatcatgatcatacatATGTTCAGAACAGACTTATATTAATATAATTCAGATTGGGATACGAAAATATTCCAGCAGTTTGAATTGAGCTGAATCTATACCAAATCTCCCTGTCAAGTATACCGTgcgtttaaaaaaagtttacactttgaaaatgcCCTGGGAATTaataaatatacaacatgtatgAGACGCCGTTTGTACCAATATGATATAGaacaattatttgttatgtaatcattatttattaaaaaaataacaattaatcATATATCATTTACACTTTATTTCTGAATAATTACTATCATataaaatgacatttctaaTTATTTATATACAATTCCAAGTCATGCTTcgttatttatgaataatgattatttgtttttagttattcataaataatgacACTACATACTGTATTACCTATAAATAATTGCAATTcgtttttccattatttatgaataatggaAAAACGAATTGCAATTATTTATAGGTAATACAGTATGTAGTgtcattatttatgaataactaaaaacaaataatcattattcataaaataatgagaataatGGCGCACtcgaaaaaatatttataaataatgaagtagacgcgttttcattatttaaaaaaataatcattatttataaataatgaaaaactcaacaaattattcataaataaagaaatgtgcACTGGCATTattaataaattattattatttacaaataatagAAAATTCGACAATTTTATCTATATATATCTAGTGGAAaccgaaaatcattatttattaaaaaaaaatgaatcgaaTTTTTTATAAAGAAGTATGCATtacagtgttgtagtcaaggcataaacctccaaggccaaggcttcaatacccaaGGCCGAGGCCAAGACATGGAagcccaaggccaaggcctgaaaacctcaaggccaaggcatttcaaacttccGATAGTATAATAGGTGAGAGCGAGCGAACTGAGCGAGCCAAAATTTTGCCCTTTTACACGAAAAACAAGAATAATTTCATCGCAAATTTAGGCATTATATTAAGATAATAATATAGTAACCTTTGTacatatgattattattatttttattattaaattattattataatttattattttttatgcaatttacattgtaataattattacCACGGtcatctgatcctggcatgcccattctcaatgtatttctttctccactccctaggACAGTGGCGGCAGAacgtattattatttctttttttttttgggggggggtcaaagccaAAAGGGGCACTTTCATGTCAAAATTGGCAtttggtgcaaacagatattttctaAGTGAGATTATCAACTACGTGAAGTAGTTgtgtattttgtagaaattaagTTGACTAAAGCCTTTTTTTAGTGATTTCTCATTGATAAGATAGATATTTTGAGTTagtggtttgaaaaaaatcaattctgaagttgAAAGAGTCGATTTTTGGTAAATTACAGTGCTAATCACTTTTAAAAGGGCATCTTTGAGAGATGTTGCCAGCGCGAATCATAAGCAAGACATTTTGACATTGTGacataaaaattaaatattccgGGCTGTTTTTCTAATCGTGAAAAGGATGtgtatctaactaaagaattaaacGCGatctgaaatttttaatatactgacAGGTCTGCAAAGTAAGctgttaaggactgcatttggcatgtttagtgactcataaatatgatacataactcaccgatcaaataatgcgagcacaaagcgcgagctcaaatatttgtgatattccaacctgaaaatttgacattctaaacatatctttttttaaacaggaACAGATTAAGCACCTTACATGTAcctaacaataattgatgcaagTGCAGAACGCGAaccaaaaatttgtgatattctaacctcaaaattctaaacatttttgtaaccatgaacaggattaaTATTGTACTAAACAataaatgatgcaagcgcgatCCGAACTTCCCGATTTTCGaacctaaaatgtattataattcactataaaaaagggtatttcattttaaaagggcATATTTTCATTTAGAGGCAAGAGAGCAcaagttgaaattttcaaatgctgaCCTGAAATGAGTCACTTTTAGGACTCAAgtccattttcatgtttttttttcctgctcaCAACcccttttaaatttcaattcttaTTTCTTGTGCATGTATCTTCTACACTAATATTTTAGCTCGAAAACCGGAATAAAAAATACTAACAAAGTTATATTCCAACTTTCTCACCTCTTTACAAATatcagaacccccccccccaaaaaaaaaaagagagagagagagaagttccaccaccaagaataaacttagaaaaggaaaaaaggaaaggtaaaTGAGTAagtgtgatattattttcttcacaTATTGtcacaatcaatcacaaaattaGCTTTTCATATAGTAAGATGGTGAAAAAACTTTGCTCACTCGCTCACTTCAATTGCTTTCAACTATTCGGCAGAAATTTTGCTCAAAACTCTTGgttcatcatgccattgacatagcccatttggatgaaaaaataaagattgtgttcaagtttaccaaatcttttcagaatatcattaagacttaaaacattcttcttgtccaaagaaaataatacaaggaaaatccttgttatcattcttttagtagacttgttaactgcaaaaagggtgtgaacgctgcatttttaagtacaaatgtcccacttggcacaaacgttccttgagtcaaaagaaaaatagatcCTGAAGGAAACTGGGTAATTTTGGATTTGGTAATGGTTTCACTGAAATTCACATTGATATCATTGTACGAACCAAACGAAGATAAtcctgatttttatgaaaagatAGGGAAAATTGTAACTGATTTCGATAATCCACATATCATTATATGTGGTGACTGGATTAACACAGGATCAAAATATGGATAACTATAATTATGTAAACATAAACAACCCCAGAGCTAAGGGAGTGGTTGaaggattgaaaaataaatttcaattaattGATCTATGGAGACAACAAAATCCATATGCTAAACGTTTTACATGGAGGAGAACATCTCCAGTAAAACAATCCCGTTTGGATTTCTTTTTGTGTTCAAAAGAGCTTTTGtctattttaaaagaaacatatatattGCCTGGTTATCGAACAGATCACTCAATGGTCACTTTAAATCTTAGATGCTCTGATTTTGCAAGAGGTAAGGGATACTGGAAATTTAACAACTCCCTCTTAG is a window encoding:
- the LOC121431383 gene encoding uncharacterized protein LOC121431383 isoform X1; this encodes MQLNQVYLKKNQYTIVVGHSDIAMDAGMNYSSYYEWTSSWNTLKFSSYKWTSWAEDNNPTQYEYEHGDEWNPPVGEHNFNYDNALNYMIGITAIVGVVVTSITSLMIACHRRIRNKRFIFAFNIILADFLVDTVVSLQYVFIKWLADGRSDGLFRAVEFLMPVLFQSSNLVSTANVLLVAVDQFIAFKIDPFGTKNILTTSRRIIISFSVWAAMIGLSVLSHQMLQTRMDLVRICSCNFFIIVTGVCYALVYRTIAKTPLTSDGSQLQERKKKTKRVMRIYSLILLASLILYTLPDVIMVIVYYIGVSYNTMLWIQFSRLLPLTVNTLVNACIYWWRMIDVRDIFTCTSTNHM
- the LOC121431383 gene encoding uncharacterized protein LOC121431383 isoform X2, which produces MDTVMNYEWTSSRKFSAHEWTSWAEGNNPPQHDYEHDDPPQREYEDDDEHDEWDLSVDVHDFSHDNALNYMIGITAIVGVVVTSITALTIACHRRIRNKRFIFAFNIILADFLVDTVVSLQYVVIKALADGRSDGLFRAVEFLMPVLFQSSNLVSTANVLLVAVDQFIAFKIDPFGTKNILTTSRRIIISFSVWAAMIGLSVLSHQMLQTRMDLVRICSCNFFIIVTGVCYALVYRTIAKTPLTSDGSQLQERKKKTKRVMRIYSLILLASLILYTLPDVIMVIVYYIGVSYNTMLWIQFSRLLPLTVNTLVNACIYWWRMIDVRDIFTCTSTNHM